In Tuberibacillus sp. Marseille-P3662, the following proteins share a genomic window:
- the lepB gene encoding signal peptidase I gives MTRKKSKSEAVEWFKALGLAVIIAIVIKSFFFTNYIVEGKSMMPTLKDGNRLIVNKIDYDISQPDRFDVVIFHHNDKEDYVKRVIGLPGDTIRYENDVLYVNGKAVKEPYLKPYKEQIKSGHLTEDFNLKDYTDHKKVPKGKLFVLGDNRRVSSDSRVFGFVDMDQVVGKVNLRYWPIRQFEFMH, from the coding sequence ATGACACGGAAAAAAAGCAAGAGTGAAGCTGTTGAATGGTTTAAAGCATTAGGACTTGCTGTTATTATTGCCATTGTAATTAAATCGTTTTTCTTTACAAATTATATTGTAGAAGGCAAATCAATGATGCCAACATTAAAGGATGGTAATCGTTTAATTGTCAATAAAATTGACTATGACATTAGTCAGCCGGATCGATTTGATGTGGTGATTTTCCATCATAATGATAAAGAGGACTATGTCAAACGAGTAATCGGACTGCCTGGAGATACAATTCGTTATGAGAATGATGTGCTCTATGTCAATGGCAAAGCCGTTAAAGAACCCTATTTAAAACCTTACAAAGAGCAAATAAAGAGCGGTCATTTGACGGAGGACTTCAATTTGAAAGACTATACCGATCACAAGAAAGTACCTAAGGGAAAATTATTTGTGCTGGGTGATAACCGGCGTGTGAGTTCGGATAGTCGTGTATTTGGTTTTGTTGATATGGATCAAGTCGTTGGTAAAGTTAATTTAAGATACTGGCCCATCCGTCAATTCGAATTTATGCATTAA
- the yhbH gene encoding sporulation protein YhbH: MLGNYLISEENWDLHRKGFDDQQRHADKVKEAVKQNLPDLISEENIVYSNGKNLTRLPIRSLDEYKIRYNHEKTKQVGQGDGESEVGDVLGRIPQNQKSSGKDKAGQAGEKPGVDYYEADVSMMEIEDMFFKELALPNLKKKQQDQVVVQDIEFSDIRRKGLMGNIDKRRTILSAVKRNAMKGQATIQPITDDDLRFKTWEEHQAPESKAVVMALMDTSGSMGIWEKYIARSFFFWMTRFLRTKYETVEIAFIAHHTEAKVVAEEEFFAKGESGGTICSSAYRKALELIEDRYSPAVYNIYPFHFSDGDNLTSDNSKCVQLVRELMDVAEFFGYGEINPYNRKSALMQAFQNIQDETFQHYVLKQKSDVYHAMKYFFAKQPSVHQ, from the coding sequence ATCTTGGGTAATTATTTGATATCAGAAGAAAACTGGGATCTACACCGGAAAGGTTTTGATGATCAACAAAGGCACGCTGATAAAGTCAAGGAAGCTGTCAAACAGAATCTCCCTGATTTAATTAGTGAAGAAAATATCGTGTATTCGAATGGAAAAAATCTGACGAGATTGCCTATACGATCATTAGACGAATATAAAATCCGTTATAACCATGAGAAAACGAAGCAAGTCGGTCAAGGCGACGGTGAAAGTGAGGTCGGCGATGTTCTCGGACGCATTCCGCAAAACCAGAAATCATCAGGAAAAGATAAAGCTGGCCAGGCAGGTGAAAAGCCAGGGGTTGATTATTATGAAGCTGACGTATCGATGATGGAAATCGAGGATATGTTTTTTAAAGAACTGGCATTACCGAATTTAAAAAAGAAACAACAGGATCAAGTTGTTGTCCAAGATATCGAATTTAGCGACATTCGTCGTAAAGGATTGATGGGCAATATTGATAAACGGCGAACAATTTTGTCAGCGGTCAAACGTAATGCCATGAAAGGTCAGGCAACAATTCAACCCATTACGGACGACGATCTGCGATTTAAAACTTGGGAAGAACATCAAGCCCCGGAGAGTAAAGCGGTCGTTATGGCTCTCATGGATACCAGTGGTTCAATGGGGATATGGGAGAAGTATATTGCCCGGAGTTTTTTCTTTTGGATGACGCGGTTCCTCCGTACAAAATATGAAACGGTCGAGATTGCCTTTATTGCTCATCATACAGAAGCTAAAGTGGTGGCAGAAGAGGAATTTTTCGCGAAAGGTGAAAGTGGTGGAACAATTTGTTCATCAGCTTATCGAAAGGCATTGGAGCTGATTGAAGATCGTTATTCACCAGCTGTTTATAATATCTATCCATTTCATTTTTCCGATGGTGACAATTTAACGTCAGACAATTCCAAGTGCGTTCAACTTGTACGAGAGTTGATGGATGTGGCTGAATTTTTCGGTTACGGTGAAATCAACCCTTATAATAGGAAGTCAGCACTCATGCAAGCTTTTCAAAACATCCAAGACGAGACTTTTCAACATTATGTTTTAAAACAAAAAAGTGATGTCTATCATGCGATGAAATACTTTTTCGCTAAGCAACCATCGGTTCATCAATAG
- a CDS encoding CBS domain-containing protein, whose protein sequence is MGQKLGSVMTKDVISVEPGQSVQQAAQLMSQYNIGALPVVENGQVKGMITDRDITLRSTAQENNEQSKVSECMSTNNVRMGDANMDVNEASTMMAEHKLRRLPVTENNELVGMVALGDLTQDNEPNDAGQALSSISKPSEPQ, encoded by the coding sequence ATGGGACAAAAATTAGGTAGTGTCATGACAAAAGATGTCATTTCTGTCGAACCTGGGCAATCTGTTCAGCAGGCTGCACAGTTGATGAGTCAATATAATATTGGAGCGTTACCAGTTGTTGAGAACGGTCAAGTTAAAGGTATGATTACTGACCGTGATATTACTTTGCGTTCGACAGCACAGGAAAATAATGAGCAATCAAAGGTTTCCGAATGTATGTCGACAAACAACGTAAGAATGGGTGACGCCAACATGGATGTTAATGAGGCTTCAACCATGATGGCCGAGCATAAGCTCCGCCGTTTACCGGTTACGGAAAACAACGAACTTGTCGGCATGGTAGCTCTTGGGGACTTAACGCAAGATAACGAACCAAATGATGCCGGTCAAGCTTTATCAAGTATTTCTAAGCCATCTGAGCCTCAATAA
- a CDS encoding phospho-sugar mutase, whose amino-acid sequence MDWKSTYQRWLAAEDLDPTLKAQLDQMANDPSQLEDCFYKNLTFGTGGMRGELGPGTNRLNIYTVRKASEGLAQYILSKGESAVKDGVVIACDSRYHSQEFAYEAAATISQHGIKTHVFESLRPTPELSFAVRYLNAFSGIVITASHNPPQYNGYKVYNQEGGQLPPDEANEVIEYVNGVKDELAVTAGDIENLKVKGLLTVIGDTIDRAYQEQLETISMNPDIIKEMADDLKIVFTPLHGTAYHPVTRGLAHWGFNNVTVVKEQADPDPEFSTVDLPNPEEHQAFKYAITEGQTINADVLLATDPDADRVGVAVKNNQSEYTVLTGNQTGAVLLHYVLTQKQSKGALPDNGIVLKTIVTSEIGRDIAASFNIPTVDTLTGFKFIGEKIGQYEKDQSHQFLFGYEESYGYLIGDFVRDKDAVQACLMAAEAAAFYKQQGMTLYDALMEIYEQYGYYQEGLESLTLKGKEGSERIGNILSEFRSEPPKVVAGQTVEVIEDYQSSKRQLISSGTVETIDLPKSNVLKYKLTDGSWFCLRPSGTEPKIKFYFGVKGSNLQIAQDHLQVVKGSVMASVDAILKR is encoded by the coding sequence ATGGACTGGAAATCAACTTATCAAAGATGGTTGGCTGCTGAGGATTTAGATCCAACATTAAAGGCCCAACTTGACCAAATGGCTAATGATCCATCGCAATTGGAAGACTGCTTTTATAAAAATTTAACTTTCGGAACCGGTGGTATGCGCGGTGAACTAGGCCCGGGAACAAACCGGTTAAATATATATACGGTTCGCAAAGCTTCCGAGGGATTGGCCCAGTACATATTAAGCAAAGGTGAATCGGCAGTTAAAGATGGAGTTGTGATCGCCTGTGACTCCCGCTACCATTCACAGGAATTTGCTTATGAAGCAGCAGCAACGATCAGTCAACATGGGATTAAAACGCATGTATTTGAATCACTACGCCCGACACCGGAGTTGTCCTTCGCCGTTCGTTACCTAAACGCATTTTCCGGCATTGTAATTACCGCAAGCCATAACCCACCTCAATATAATGGTTATAAGGTCTATAATCAGGAAGGTGGGCAATTACCTCCAGACGAAGCCAATGAGGTTATTGAGTATGTTAATGGTGTTAAAGATGAGTTAGCTGTAACTGCAGGTGACATCGAGAATCTCAAAGTAAAAGGCCTGTTAACGGTAATTGGAGACACCATTGACCGGGCCTATCAAGAGCAATTAGAAACGATTTCGATGAATCCTGATATCATTAAAGAAATGGCCGATGATTTAAAGATTGTTTTTACACCGCTTCACGGGACTGCTTATCACCCAGTAACCCGGGGATTAGCTCACTGGGGCTTTAATAATGTCACTGTTGTCAAGGAACAAGCGGATCCCGATCCTGAGTTTTCAACCGTTGATTTGCCTAATCCCGAAGAGCATCAAGCGTTTAAATATGCGATAACTGAAGGTCAAACTATTAATGCTGATGTGTTGTTAGCAACCGACCCAGATGCTGACAGAGTGGGGGTTGCCGTAAAAAATAACCAAAGCGAGTACACGGTATTAACTGGCAATCAAACAGGTGCCGTTTTGTTACACTATGTTTTAACGCAAAAGCAATCTAAAGGCGCATTGCCTGATAATGGGATTGTTCTTAAGACGATTGTAACGTCGGAAATCGGACGTGATATTGCCGCTAGTTTTAATATCCCGACTGTTGACACTTTAACCGGGTTTAAATTTATCGGTGAAAAAATTGGTCAATATGAGAAAGACCAGTCCCATCAATTCCTGTTTGGCTATGAAGAAAGCTATGGTTATCTAATCGGTGATTTTGTCCGTGATAAAGATGCAGTGCAAGCTTGCTTGATGGCGGCAGAAGCTGCGGCTTTTTATAAGCAGCAAGGGATGACCTTATATGACGCCTTAATGGAGATTTATGAACAATACGGGTATTACCAAGAAGGTCTTGAATCTTTGACGTTAAAAGGTAAAGAGGGCTCTGAAAGGATTGGTAACATCTTGTCTGAATTTAGAAGCGAGCCGCCAAAAGTAGTGGCGGGTCAAACGGTTGAGGTGATTGAAGATTATCAAAGCTCAAAACGGCAGTTGATTTCGTCAGGAACCGTTGAAACCATCGATTTACCGAAGTCCAATGTGCTTAAATATAAGCTGACGGATGGCTCATGGTTCTGCCTGCGTCCATCAGGGACCGAACCAAAAATTAAATTTTACTTTGGTGTTAAAGGCTCGAACTTACAAATCGCTCAAGATCATCTCCAAGTAGTGAAGGGATCCGTCATGGCAAGTGTGGATGCAATTTTAAAGCGTTAA
- a CDS encoding TolB family protein, with product MTKHDRRMVLTLLVMVIAIVLVPVHLTKARDANIKIAYIYQKNLWIHHNGQTTQVTENAKASHPLWSHDGRWLAFQDGGPGGMIKVYNLRTEELKTITSHGSNLRWSPTADILAYQSNNILKVAKTEHLPGNDFKNLGVSLGVANYAWEPNGKGFLVSSQSRLLPTGWDSVKLFKVPLNANMNQSRSQLFYSLPKQSTDFFAVGTSQFKWSPTRDWIAFIAHPTASASADSNTLAVLSKNADTFIRLDKMLLNPDWFKWAPVGDKLAYIDGTGRFAVKNKQLSVKEMPAANQHTLTPKGFVDRDFTWIGSNEFVVARAKEQEWKNDPDQRALPTLFYIDSQSGKQKQFVQPQKGWGDFAPIYLRDGDQLLWVRSNRKKAKIWMANENGKNARQVVNHIDTSLGYYEAYDWQNVVSIYRRGDAR from the coding sequence ATGACGAAACATGACAGAAGGATGGTATTAACTTTACTGGTGATGGTGATTGCCATTGTTTTGGTTCCTGTTCATTTAACGAAAGCCCGTGATGCTAATATAAAAATTGCCTATATTTATCAAAAGAATCTTTGGATTCATCATAACGGACAAACGACACAAGTTACCGAAAATGCCAAAGCTTCTCATCCACTTTGGTCGCATGATGGCCGGTGGCTTGCATTTCAAGACGGTGGCCCTGGTGGTATGATCAAAGTGTATAATTTACGTACGGAAGAACTGAAAACAATTACAAGCCATGGTAGCAATCTAAGGTGGTCACCGACAGCCGATATTTTAGCTTACCAGTCAAATAATATTTTAAAGGTGGCCAAAACTGAACATTTACCTGGGAATGATTTTAAAAATTTAGGGGTTTCGTTAGGGGTGGCGAATTACGCTTGGGAGCCAAACGGAAAGGGTTTTTTGGTATCCTCTCAGTCACGCCTATTACCGACGGGCTGGGATTCGGTTAAATTATTCAAAGTCCCGTTAAATGCCAATATGAATCAAAGTCGCTCCCAGTTGTTTTACTCCCTGCCTAAGCAATCAACTGATTTTTTTGCCGTTGGAACAAGTCAGTTTAAATGGTCCCCGACACGTGATTGGATCGCTTTTATTGCTCACCCAACCGCGTCAGCCTCGGCAGACAGTAACACCTTAGCTGTTTTATCTAAGAATGCTGATACATTTATTCGGCTAGACAAAATGTTACTGAATCCTGATTGGTTTAAGTGGGCACCGGTGGGTGACAAATTGGCGTATATAGATGGTACCGGCCGGTTTGCGGTAAAAAATAAGCAGTTATCTGTTAAGGAAATGCCGGCAGCTAATCAGCATACATTGACACCTAAGGGATTTGTGGATCGCGACTTTACTTGGATAGGTTCGAATGAATTTGTTGTCGCTCGAGCTAAGGAACAGGAGTGGAAGAACGATCCAGACCAACGAGCCTTGCCGACGTTATTTTATATTGACAGTCAGTCAGGGAAACAAAAGCAGTTTGTTCAACCGCAGAAAGGTTGGGGGGACTTTGCTCCAATTTACTTACGTGATGGCGATCAGCTATTGTGGGTACGTTCCAACCGTAAGAAAGCGAAGATTTGGATGGCAAATGAGAATGGAAAGAACGCAAGGCAAGTGGTGAATCATATCGATACAAGCTTGGGGTATTATGAGGCTTATGATTGGCAAAATGTTGTTAGTATATATAGGCGTGGGGACGCCAGGTAA
- a CDS encoding ComEC/Rec2 family competence protein, with translation MMWLSRIFLVFMLLCLMMPNAAVAAESSKVKVHFIDVGQADSILIQSEHKNLLIDTGDENSGEQIVNYLQANDVDVLDALMITHPHHDHIGGVTDVLEQIKVQSFYMPPLKNKTKTFNRLKQVIDEKKIMVFQAKAGDKINIEKGVTMKIIAPLKGKYDKMNDYSYVMKLIHGKNEFLFMADAGEQSETQLLTKNVDIRADVIKIGHHGANTGTTLPFLKAVNPDYAVISVGRNNRYGFPSKAVIKRLKYLKIPTYRTDLMGTIVAVSDGQSIEIDNEGIHDQDDDR, from the coding sequence ATGATGTGGTTGTCGCGAATATTTCTGGTATTTATGCTGCTGTGCCTAATGATGCCCAATGCTGCGGTAGCGGCAGAGTCGTCCAAAGTTAAAGTCCATTTTATTGATGTCGGACAGGCTGACAGTATTCTTATACAGTCTGAGCATAAGAACTTGTTAATCGACACAGGCGATGAAAATTCCGGAGAACAGATCGTAAATTATTTACAAGCCAACGATGTTGATGTGCTTGACGCTTTAATGATCACACATCCTCATCATGACCACATTGGCGGTGTCACTGATGTTCTTGAGCAAATCAAAGTTCAGTCGTTTTACATGCCCCCTTTAAAAAATAAGACGAAAACCTTTAATCGTCTGAAACAAGTGATTGATGAAAAGAAAATTATGGTCTTCCAAGCTAAAGCGGGCGACAAAATTAACATTGAAAAAGGCGTCACCATGAAAATCATTGCTCCTCTAAAGGGCAAGTATGACAAGATGAACGATTATAGTTATGTGATGAAACTCATTCATGGCAAAAATGAATTTCTGTTTATGGCGGATGCCGGGGAACAGAGTGAGACCCAATTACTCACAAAAAATGTCGACATTCGGGCTGATGTGATCAAAATCGGACATCATGGCGCCAACACGGGCACCACACTGCCCTTTCTTAAGGCGGTTAATCCTGATTATGCAGTGATTTCGGTTGGGAGGAATAACCGTTACGGTTTTCCTTCAAAAGCGGTTATCAAACGGCTTAAGTATTTAAAGATTCCGACCTACCGTACTGATTTAATGGGAACGATTGTCGCTGTGAGTGATGGTCAAAGTATTGAGATCGATAATGAAGGAATTCATGATCAAGATGATGACAGATAG
- a CDS encoding methyltransferase domain-containing protein, with protein MLLEYTGERVIPDQMKPTNGLYLEHIARYYFSNPYAHGRVLDFACGSGYGTQFIAKTRRREVSEIIGVDISEEAIHYAKGRYNHPLASYQIANVLDPDLPQKLGTFDTLLSFETIEHVPDEQQFIKQVWHLLKPGGTLVLSTPFGQGKHKPSSEPFHYFQLTPDEFEALFKDFDDVEIYHQRGVTIEPPRKGVRYFLGVAVCRKPCS; from the coding sequence ATGTTGTTAGAATACACAGGTGAACGCGTCATACCTGACCAGATGAAGCCGACAAACGGCCTTTACCTTGAACACATTGCACGCTATTACTTTTCTAATCCCTATGCCCACGGACGCGTGCTTGATTTCGCTTGCGGCTCCGGCTATGGCACCCAATTCATTGCCAAAACTCGAAGGCGTGAAGTATCAGAAATCATCGGTGTCGATATATCTGAAGAGGCTATTCATTATGCTAAAGGACGTTATAACCATCCCTTAGCCTCCTACCAAATAGCCAATGTTTTAGACCCCGACTTACCACAAAAACTCGGTACATTTGATACCCTATTAAGTTTTGAAACGATTGAGCACGTGCCTGACGAACAACAATTCATAAAGCAAGTTTGGCATTTGTTAAAACCCGGCGGAACCCTTGTATTATCAACGCCGTTTGGTCAAGGGAAACACAAGCCTTCAAGCGAGCCATTCCATTATTTTCAATTAACACCCGATGAATTTGAAGCCCTGTTCAAAGATTTTGATGATGTTGAAATCTATCACCAACGAGGCGTAACAATCGAACCCCCGAGGAAAGGTGTCCGTTATTTTCTAGGTGTAGCCGTCTGTCGAAAGCCATGCTCATAA